In Microbulbifer sp. THAF38, the sequence GCCGGATTTCCATGGATTCCACAACGTTTGATATTTCTGCGCTCTCCCAAGAAGAGCGAGAATCCCTCCAATCGATTGAGGTCCTGAACAAAGACCTAACCGTAGATGAGGTAGCTGAATACGCTGGTACCATAGGTTATGAAGTGCTGACCAGCTTAGGGCACCGCTATTTCCGTCGCTACATAAAAAGTTGATTACCTTGCTAGATACTATTGCGAAGAGTCCGCTGGAGCCGTTGCGTCCGGTATTGGAATTATTGGCTGATGGTGAAATGCACTCTGGTGAGGCCCTCGGCGCAGCCTTGGGGGTCAGTCGCGCTGCGGTTTGGAAACAGCTGCAGAAGCTTGAACAGTATGGATTGATACTGCAGTCCATTAAGGGGCAGGGTTATCGCTTGCCTGGAGGCTTGGAGCTCTTATCTGCCGAAAGTATTTACAGGGCACTCGGCGAGGAAGCTGGGGCGTTATTGCGGGAGCTGATCCTATTTGATGAGGTGGACTCCACCAATACCCAGTTGTTATCGCTAATGGAAAAGGGCGAAGGTCATGCGGTTGCACTGCTTTCAGAGCGTCAGAGTGCAGGCCGCGGACGTCGTGGTCGCCAGTGGATTAGCCCCTATGGTGCGGGTATCAGTCTTTCTGTTGGCTGGGAGTTCAATGGCGGTGTGCAATGCCTGGAGGGGTTGAGTCTCGCCGTGGGGGTGGCCATCGCCAGGGCATTGAAGCGCTTTTCGGTACCGGATGTCCGCCTCAAGTGGCCGAATGATGTTTGGTGTCGAGGTCGAAAGTTGTCCGGTGTTTTACTGGAGTTAAAAGGCGATCTCACGGATCGCTGCGCTGTGGTGATTGGTATTGGCTTAAATAGTGGCCTGCGAAATGAGAGTGCTACTGCTATTGATCAGCCTTGGGCGGATTTGCAGCAGGTAAAGCCTGGAATTTCACGGAATCAATTGATCGCAGCGATCCTGGCTGAGCTACTGCCACTTTTATACAGTTATGCCGAACAAGGTTTTTCTGCTTACCGAGAAGCCTGGATGCAGCTGGATCAGTTTGCCGGGCAAAAGGTTACTCTGCAGGCTGGCACCCAAACCTGGTGCGGAATTGCCGCAGGAGTCAGTGAAAAGGGTGCTTTAGAGTTAAATATTGATGGTGAGATACAACACTTCCACGGTGGGGAGATCTCTTTACGGGGGCAGGTTTGATTCTCGAACTGGACATCGGTAATACCCGGGGCAAGTGGCGCTTGCTGAGTGAGGGGCAGGTGCGTTCCAGAGGCAGTTTTAAAACGGCTGATCTGCGTGCGGGACATTTGCCCGAAGGGTGGGATCTGCTGGATCCCCGGAGAGTGCGGGTGGTCAATGTGGCGGGGCCGCAAGTCGCGGAAACGCTGATTGGGCATGTACAGGAGTTGTTCTCTCTCGAGGTGGAGTTTTCCCAGGTTCTGCTGGAGTGCGCTGGAGTAGCCTGTGGCTATGACAACCATCGCCTGCTTGGCGTCGATCGCTGGCTGGCGATGCTGGCGGCTTATGATCGAGAGCGCCGGGCGGCTCTAATTGTGGACTGTGGCAGCGCAGTGACTTTGGATCTGGTCGACAATAATGGGTGTCATTTGGGGGGCTACATAGTCCCCGGTATCGGCCTTATGCAGCGCTCACTGTATCTCGATACCCACGCGGCCAAGAGTGCGCAGGATATCACCTTAATAGAGTCCCTCGGCGCCGGTCGCAGCACCGATGACGCTATTAACCGAGGCCTCCTGTTGATGGTGCTCGGAGCTATTGATCGCGCACTGGAAGAGTTGCGCGGATATTGTGAGGAGGAGCCGTTGTTATGGCTAACAGGCGGCGATGCCCCTCTATTGTCAGCACTTTACCAGCGGGAGCACCACCTGGTTCCAGAGCTGGTAATGGACGGCTTAGCATTAAGTAACCCTTGAAAAATAAATAATGCTCTATGCGTTGGACAGCTCTTTCTTTACTACTGTTGAATTTCGGCGTTTTCGCTTGGTTTGTCAGCACCACAACCGCTGAAAAAGAGAGGGTAAGGATCGCCGACAAGCGGGCGGAGGCCCAGATTCAGGGTATTACCCTGGTCAGCGAAATGTCGCGGAAGGATCTATCTCCTC encodes:
- a CDS encoding type III pantothenate kinase translates to MILELDIGNTRGKWRLLSEGQVRSRGSFKTADLRAGHLPEGWDLLDPRRVRVVNVAGPQVAETLIGHVQELFSLEVEFSQVLLECAGVACGYDNHRLLGVDRWLAMLAAYDRERRAALIVDCGSAVTLDLVDNNGCHLGGYIVPGIGLMQRSLYLDTHAAKSAQDITLIESLGAGRSTDDAINRGLLLMVLGAIDRALEELRGYCEEEPLLWLTGGDAPLLSALYQREHHLVPELVMDGLALSNP
- the birA gene encoding bifunctional biotin--[acetyl-CoA-carboxylase] ligase/biotin operon repressor BirA, with translation MLDTIAKSPLEPLRPVLELLADGEMHSGEALGAALGVSRAAVWKQLQKLEQYGLILQSIKGQGYRLPGGLELLSAESIYRALGEEAGALLRELILFDEVDSTNTQLLSLMEKGEGHAVALLSERQSAGRGRRGRQWISPYGAGISLSVGWEFNGGVQCLEGLSLAVGVAIARALKRFSVPDVRLKWPNDVWCRGRKLSGVLLELKGDLTDRCAVVIGIGLNSGLRNESATAIDQPWADLQQVKPGISRNQLIAAILAELLPLLYSYAEQGFSAYREAWMQLDQFAGQKVTLQAGTQTWCGIAAGVSEKGALELNIDGEIQHFHGGEISLRGQV